One region of Rhineura floridana isolate rRhiFlo1 chromosome 20, rRhiFlo1.hap2, whole genome shotgun sequence genomic DNA includes:
- the ST6GALNAC6 gene encoding alpha-N-acetylgalactosaminide alpha-2,6-sialyltransferase 6 isoform X4, which produces MAAEASSYLSPLLFRIKLHVTLLRSQGHHAVVFVILFGLVMLLIIYNGRNEAFRYTALKAKPQLPSSLKKWGVKYGYLPVSGNKTLDRHCSQCVIITSSSHLLGSKLGAKIDQSECTIRMNDAPTTNYEVDIGNKTTFRVVAHSSIFRVLKRPQEFVNKTPDTTFIFWGPPHRMQKTLIKVIQRVCRSFPNMSAFVASPKRMSQFDQLFKKETGKDRVTSQSWLSTGWFTMVIAVELCDRIHVYGMIPPNYCIRKPQPHKLPYHYYEQKGPDECVTYIHNEHSQKGNHHRFITEKRVFAKWASLYNITFSHPDWD; this is translated from the exons GGCCACCACGCTGTTGTCTTTGTGATCCTGTTTGGTCTGGTCATGCTGCTCATAATCTACAACGGCAGGAACGAGGCCTTCCGTTACACTGCTTTAAAAGCCAAGCCCCAGCTGCCCTCCAGCCTCAAGAAATGGGGGGTGAAATACGGATACCTGCCCGTCTCTGGAAACAAG actTTGGATCGACACTGCAGCCAATGCGTGATCATCACTAGTTCTAGCCACCTGCTTGGGAGCAAACTGGGAGCAAAGATCGACCAGTCAGAATGCACAATCCGCATGAACGATGCTCCGACAACAAACTATGAAGTGGACATTGGCAACAAGACCACCTTCAGGGTAGTGGCCCATTCCAGTATCTTCCGGGTCCTGAAAAGGCCGCAGGAGTTTGTCAACAAGACTCCAGACACCACCTTCATTTTCTGGGGTCCACCGCACAGAATGCAGAAGACCTTGATCAAAGTCATCCAGCGTGTCTGCAGATCCTTTCCCAACATGTCGGCctttgtggcttcccccaagcgCATGAGTCAGTTTGATCAATTATTCAAAAAGGAGACGGGGAAGGACAG AGTGACATCGCAATCGTGGCTGAGCACAGGCTGGTTCACCATGGTGATAGCCGTCGAGCTGTGTGACAGGATCCACGTCTATGGGATGATCCCTCCTAACTACTGCAT CAGGAAGCCTCAACCCCACAAGTTGCCCTACCATTACTATGAACAGAAGGGACCGGACGAATGTGTCACCTACATCCACAATGAACACAGCCAGAAGGGCAACCACCACCGGTTCATCACCGAGAAGCGGGTCTTTGCCAAGTGGGCAAGCCTCTATAACATCACCTTCTCCCACCCAGACTGGGACTGA
- the ST6GALNAC6 gene encoding alpha-N-acetylgalactosaminide alpha-2,6-sialyltransferase 6 isoform X5 → MKNNKGHHAVVFVILFGLVMLLIIYNGRNEAFRYTALKAKPQLPSSLKKWGVKYGYLPVSGNKTLDRHCSQCVIITSSSHLLGSKLGAKIDQSECTIRMNDAPTTNYEVDIGNKTTFRVVAHSSIFRVLKRPQEFVNKTPDTTFIFWGPPHRMQKTLIKVIQRVCRSFPNMSAFVASPKRMSQFDQLFKKETGKDRVTSQSWLSTGWFTMVIAVELCDRIHVYGMIPPNYCIRKPQPHKLPYHYYEQKGPDECVTYIHNEHSQKGNHHRFITEKRVFAKWASLYNITFSHPDWD, encoded by the exons ATGAAAAACAACAAG GGCCACCACGCTGTTGTCTTTGTGATCCTGTTTGGTCTGGTCATGCTGCTCATAATCTACAACGGCAGGAACGAGGCCTTCCGTTACACTGCTTTAAAAGCCAAGCCCCAGCTGCCCTCCAGCCTCAAGAAATGGGGGGTGAAATACGGATACCTGCCCGTCTCTGGAAACAAG actTTGGATCGACACTGCAGCCAATGCGTGATCATCACTAGTTCTAGCCACCTGCTTGGGAGCAAACTGGGAGCAAAGATCGACCAGTCAGAATGCACAATCCGCATGAACGATGCTCCGACAACAAACTATGAAGTGGACATTGGCAACAAGACCACCTTCAGGGTAGTGGCCCATTCCAGTATCTTCCGGGTCCTGAAAAGGCCGCAGGAGTTTGTCAACAAGACTCCAGACACCACCTTCATTTTCTGGGGTCCACCGCACAGAATGCAGAAGACCTTGATCAAAGTCATCCAGCGTGTCTGCAGATCCTTTCCCAACATGTCGGCctttgtggcttcccccaagcgCATGAGTCAGTTTGATCAATTATTCAAAAAGGAGACGGGGAAGGACAG AGTGACATCGCAATCGTGGCTGAGCACAGGCTGGTTCACCATGGTGATAGCCGTCGAGCTGTGTGACAGGATCCACGTCTATGGGATGATCCCTCCTAACTACTGCAT CAGGAAGCCTCAACCCCACAAGTTGCCCTACCATTACTATGAACAGAAGGGACCGGACGAATGTGTCACCTACATCCACAATGAACACAGCCAGAAGGGCAACCACCACCGGTTCATCACCGAGAAGCGGGTCTTTGCCAAGTGGGCAAGCCTCTATAACATCACCTTCTCCCACCCAGACTGGGACTGA